One part of the Coffea eugenioides isolate CCC68of chromosome 10, Ceug_1.0, whole genome shotgun sequence genome encodes these proteins:
- the LOC113749668 gene encoding uncharacterized protein LOC113749668 codes for MPSSASFLRQISRKEGYTSRSKRWASGKNADVGDENGRGLYRYEASLKQMEGFNNMYASAGCENGGFVMRKRVMVVVDQSSHSKHAMMWALTHVTNKGDMLTLLHIVPPSHNTSESSSSSCSPYLASSLGSLCKACKPEVEVEALVIQGPKLATVMSQVKKLEVSVLVLGQKKPSSMLLNCLCGTSSSEEFVEQCINAVDCLTIGVRKQSKGMGGYLISTRWQKNFWLLA; via the exons atgcCAAGTTCAGCTTCATTCTTGAGGCAGATAAGTAGGAAAGAAGGCTACACATCAAGATCAAAAAGATGGGCTAGTGGCAAGAATGCTGATGTTGGTGATGAAAACGGAAGAGGGCTGTACAGGTATGAAGCTAGTTTGAAGCAAATGGAAGGGTTTAACAACATGTATGCAAGTGCTGGATGTGAAAATGGTGGATTTGTAATGAGGAAAAGAGTAATGGTGGTGGTGGATCAGAGTTCTCATTCTAAGCATGCAATGATGTGGGCTCTTACTCATGTTACCAACAAGGGTGATATGTTAACTCTGCTTCACATTGTCCCTCCTTCGCATAACACTTCTGagtcatcttcttcttcttgctcTCCTTATCTTGCCAGTTCTCTGGGATCCCTTTGTAAAGCTTGCAAGCCTGAG GTTGAAGTGGAGGCACTTGTGATTCAAGGACCAAAACTGGCCACAGTGATGAGCCAAGTGAAGAAACTGGAGGTGTCTGTCCTAGTCTTGGGTCAGAAAAAGCCTTCTTCAATGCTGCTTAATTG CCTCTGTGGAACCAGCAGCTCAGAGGAGTTTGTGGAACAATGCATCAATGCAGTGGACTGCTTAACAATTGGAGTGAGGAAGCAAAGCAAAGGCATGGGTGGGTACCTCATCAGCACCAGATGGCAGAAGAATTTCTGGCTCTTAGCTTAA
- the LOC113748774 gene encoding uncharacterized protein LOC113748774 → MADQAETAAVGDLPPAPSPAIASCVRRKLVQSTLFPVTKKEQILRDDECKGEEEDDGNEDDEEEEDWGSSSKKRKVNSSKKKANNSNSRTTPRSRASKKVVLNGKEISSKKVDDGDSPVTIKSDFFMKSSEKVNQKKQQDERLSDFSCQENDKPSNSPNKDERTPSKLTRQNGFIVEKPKTKKTTPKKKLANSDLNETLSKKTSSDTMLDGPTLQSIPNLRLEAKMTTQENSRLFAGKQIHPFFSLHKASKRNQEIIDLEDPCCSSERKDANLSFNPIHVFDMVEDGSHCLDWRNWSFSEGNLSSINSHLEDNLLSLYDQRVNSLQFDDFSRHSFPSSGLTCQNNISLDKCPITLDEEGEVGRTNCVQASSSCVTFGAEWQGKFVQQGSSNRPENCLWTDKYQPRRAAQICGNDEAVKFISQWLYLWHEKGSQSGKSSFHDEQTVGEDIDYSSHQSDTDSENIDEETSLKNVLLVTGPVGSGKSAAIYACAEEQGFQVLEVNASDWRSGALVKHRFGEALGSHWLQHKVDNTASSDKKYLSKSSPEIIEVTKGSEDEVVELIPLSDEDDPQLICNGNSILDCQNEIKTLILFEDVDATLSEDHGFLSTIQQLAQTAKRPMILTANNYNPILPNNLDRLEVSFKMPSPAELLGLGHMVCAAEKAEIEPWLINRLIDSCQGDIRKTIMYLQFWCQGQNSKKGTGSQITYSPLPFDLEAGHEVLPKLIPWGCPSRLSEIVEEEITKSLVMMEDRYGLVDIIVEEELNCGKPHASSRIQSHKLDHIEVKKEAILSLHSSIYDEDDLLAQPDCNLELSDFSGSPVAFSGSVRRKLGAVISSDSEEEYLGDNTPTLLGREFGDQKNEIQVRRKLGAVMSSDSEEEYLGDNIPTLLGREFGDQKNEMQVVNSTSSPHLFPIGSCCHPTDQLTHVEEDKLKHSGSTCLENVVYSHMDGVCRSVDMSSVPEPSFVPETEFGDQTDLFSVAVSCSLMEVDSMSENLLPRLSSIKDGKCCTPPYENQEMLSNDSDMHRKTLKTEEIGDSNLEHVEDGIRGHQMLDECSRVEFSGAPKTFKTLKPHQQVDFVEETWRRLRERKTDLQQYVTPQQKEAFQALKVASGMSKLISEADSLVTLCQSQICDSLEPSLSPCEESQLGSWYDDHLHMSSIMAQHGICFYAKESLAVGSNRDSVDRVDLAWEMLSSSTNAMALGRLLSVDRKLTGGTEERSEMSRCSFRRKIDSCLYNVLESVVPPRTHLALHGDAFHEYLSSLSKVSRLEAGRLAELASKREQRRARIARHYLSSGTFVLCPEDISLLSQYNSYRKFLPNRDIHGSDKALS, encoded by the exons CAAATTTTGAGAGATGATGAGTgtaaaggagaagaagaagacgaTGGAAACGAggatgatgaagaagaagaggactGGGGTAGTAGCAGTAAGAAAAGGAAGGTAAATTCATCAAAGAAAAAGGCGAATAATAGTAATTCGAGGACTACGCCGCGATCTAGAGCTTCCAAGAAG GTAGTGCTAAACGGAAAAGAAATCTCAAGTAAGAAAGTAGATGATGGAGATTCTCCTGTTACCATTA AGTCTGACTTCTTTATGAAGAGCTCAGAGAAAGTGAACCAGAAGAAACAGCAAGACGAGCGGCTCTCTGATTTTTCATGTCAAGAAAATGATAAACCCTCAAATTCTCCTAATA AAGATGAGAGAACTCCTTCAAAACTTACAAGGCAGAATGGCTTCATCGTGGAGAAACCAAAGACAAAAAAAACTACACCAAAGAAAAAATTGGCGAACAGTGACTTGAATGAGACATTGTCTAAGAAAACATCTTCTGATACTATGTTAGATGGGCCTACACTGCAATCCATTCCCAATCTTAGATTAGAGGCAAAAATGACCACTCAG GAAAATTCACGTTTATTTGCAGGAAAGCAAATACATCCATTTTTCTCATTACATAAGGCAAGTAAAAGAAACCAGGAGATAATTGATCTGGAGGATCCGTGTTGTTCTTCTGAAAGAAAGGACGCCAACCTTAGTTTCAACCCTATTCATGTATTTGACATGGTTGAG GATGGTTCCCACTGCCTTGATTGGAGGAATTGGTCGTTTTCTGAGGGAAATCTCAGCAGCATCAATTCTCATCTGGAAGATAACTTGTTATCACTTTATGATCAACGTGTAAACTCCTTACAGTTTGATGACTTCTCAAGACATTCTTTCCCAAGCAGTGGATTGACATGCCAAAACAACATTTCTCTGGATAAATGCCCTATTACACTCGATGAG GAGGGTGAAGTTGGCAGAACTAATTGTGTCCAAGCATCTTCTAGTTGTGTAACATTCGGGGCTGAGTGGCAGGGCAAGTTTGTTCAGCAAGG TTCTTCCAATCGGCCAGAGAATTGCTTATGGACAGACAAATATCAGCCTAGAAGGGCTGCACAG ATATGTGGCAATGATGAAGCAGTTAAGTTTATTAGTCAGTGGCTATATCTATGGCATGAGAAAGGTTCTCAAAGTGGCAAAAGTTCCTTCCATGATGAGCAAACAGTTGGCGAAGACATTGATTACTCCTCTCATCAAAGTGACACTGATTCTGAGAATATAGATGAAGAAACCTCTTTGAAGAATGTCCTCCTAGTTACGGGGCCAGTTGGG AGTGGGAAATCTGCTGCCATCTATGCCTGTGCGGAAGAGCAAGGTTTTCAAGTTCTTGAG GTCAATGCATCAGATTGGCGTAGTGGAGCCCTTGTGAAGCACAGATTTGGGGAGGCTCTAGGGTCACACTGGCTTCAACA TAAAGTGGATAATACAGCTAGTTCGGACAAAAAATATCTATCAAAGTCTTCCCCGGAAATTATTGAGGTGACAAAAGGGTCTGAGGATGAAGTTGTAGAACTGATACCGCTATCTGATGAAGATGATCCTCAACTAATTTGCAATGGGAATAGCATTCTTGACTGTCAAAATGAAATTAAGACTTTGATTCTTTTTGAGGATGTGGATGCTACTCTCAGTGAAGATCATGGTTTTTTATCCACAATACAGCAACTTGCACAGACTGCAAAGCGCCCAATGATTTTGACTGCAAACA ATTACAATCCTATCCTGCCAAACAATTTAGACAGGTTGGAGGTGTCTTTTAAAATGCCTTCACCAGCGGAGCTCCTTGGGCTTGGACACATG GTTTGTGCAGCAGAAAAAGCTGAAATTGAACCTTGGTTGATCAATCGTTTAATTGATTCTTGTCAAGGCGATATTCGTAAAACCATTATGTATCTTCAGTTTTGGTGCCAGGGTCagaattcaaagaaag GTACTGGATCACAGATAACATATAGTCCACTTCCATTTGACCTTGAAGCTGGGCATGAGGTACTACCGAAATTAATTCCTTGGGGCTGCCCTTCTCGGCTATCTGAAATTGTGGAGGAGGAGATTACCAAGTCGCTAGTGATGATGGAAGATAGGTATGGCTTAGTGGACATAATTGTAGAAGAAGAGCTGAACTGTGGGAAACCACATGCTAGTTCAAGGATTCAAAGTCATAAACTGGACCACATTGAGGTCAAGAAAGAAGCAATATTGAGCTTGCACTCTTCCATTTATGATGAAGATGATTTATTAGCTCAGCCTGATTGCAATTTGGAACTTTCCGATTTCTCTGGATCACCAGTTGCATTTTCCGGAAGCGTTAGGAGAAAACTTGGTGCTGTCATATCATCTGATTCGGAAGAGGAATATTTAGGTGATAATACTCCCACTCTTCTTGGCAGAGAATTTGGTGATCAAAAGAATGAAATTCAAGTTAGGAGAAAACTTGGTGCTGTTATGTCATCTGATTCTGAAGAGGAATATTTAGGTGATAATATTCCCACTCTTCTTGGCAGAGAATTTGGTGatcaaaagaatgaaatgcaagttgTGAATAGCACATCTTCTCCACACTTATTTCCTATTGGAAGTTGCTGCCATCCAACTGATCAACTTACTCATGTTGAAGAAGACAAATTGAAGCATAGTGGTTCGACATGCTTAGAAAATGTTGTTTATTCGCATATGGATGGGGTGTGCAGGTCAGTTGACATGTCCAGTGTGCCAGAACCATCATTTGTCCCTGAGACTGAGTTTGGTGATCAAACAGACCTATTTTCTGTAGCAGTATCTTGCAGCCTCATGGAAGTAGATTCGATGAGTGAAAATTTATTACCAAGGCTCTCTTCCATTAAAGATGGAAAGTGCTGTACTCCACCATATGAGAACCAGGAAATGCTGAGCAATGATAGTGATATGCATAGGAAAACATTGAAGACAGAGGAGATAGGTGATTCTAACCTTGAACATGTAGAAGATGGCATAAGAGGACATCAAATGTTGGATGAATGTAGCCGCGTTGAGTTCAGTGGAGCTCCTAAGACCTTCAAGACACTAAAGCCTCATCAACAGGTTGATTTTGTAGAAGAAACATGGAGAAGACTGCGTGAGCGTAAAACAGATTTACAGCAGTATGTTACCCCTCAACAGAAAGAAGCTTTTCAAGCTCTAAAAGTTGCTTCCGGAATGAGTAAACTAATTTCTGAAGCTGATTCATTAGTTACTTTGTGCCAATCACAGATATGT GACTCCTTGGAGCCATCACTCTCGCCATGTGAGGAGTCGCAATTAGGTAGCTGGTATGATGACCATCTGCATATGTCATCAATTATGGCTCAACATGGCATATGCTTCTATGCTAAGGAAAGTCTTGCAGTGGGATCAAATCGTGACTCAGTGGATAGAGTGGATTTGGCTTGGGAGATGTTGTCATCCTCTACCAATGCAATGGCATTAGGGAGACTACTCAGTGTGGACAGGAAATTGACAGGAGGGACAGAAGAAAGGTCGGAGATGAGTCGCTGTTCCTTTAGAAG GAAAATAGACTCGTGTCTTTACAATGTACTTGAGTCTGTAGTTCCCCCAAGGACGCATCTAGCCCTGCATGGTGATGCCTTTCATGAATATCTCTCGTCATTGAGCAAGGTCTCGAGATTGGAAGCTGGCCGTCTGGCTGAACTTGCTTCTAAGAGAGAACAAAGAAG GGCACGTATTGCACGGCATTACTTGAGTTCTGGCACATTTGTATTATGCCCTGAAGATATTTCATTGCTAAGTCAATATAACAGCTACAGAAAGTTTCTCCCCAACAGGGATATACATGGTTCAGATAAAGCTCTCTCTTGA